Proteins encoded by one window of Panicum virgatum strain AP13 chromosome 7N, P.virgatum_v5, whole genome shotgun sequence:
- the LOC120683121 gene encoding histone-lysine N-methyltransferase ASHH1-like gives MEEEHIDAPSYIHIESNDFSYRKHKRQKEEDIVVCECQYDILDPESPCGDRCLNFLTNTECTPGYCRCGVYCKNQRFQKCQYARTRLVKTEGRGWGLVADENIMAGQFVIEYCGEVISWKEAKRRSQAYETQGLKDAYIIYLNADESIDATRKGSLARFINHSCQPNCETRKWNVLGEVRVGIFAKQDIPYGTELSYDYNFEWFGGVMVRCLCGAANCSGFLGAKSRGFQEATYLWEDDDDRFSVENVPLYDSADDEPTSINKEILLGNGGSIAQYGNSDTVQNTENPGIANTNEFAPMIVEQFTASSNELATMTVEPLAASSNEFTPMTVEPLNAIPMGARFAENGLTEHNAQDSHVAPQNSVPEAANHENQTESQNKALVPVKPIPKRRGRKPKRVVRKLDIPDICDRLVSSVACEEILYCEEVKNQAASQIDALYDEIRPAIEEHERDSQDSVSTSLAEKWIEASCCKYKADFDLYAAIIKNLASAPLRSKDDVAPREQNGLKYLENGS, from the exons ATG GAGGAAGAACACATAGATGCACCGTCGTATATCCACATTGAGAGCAACGATTTCTCCTACAGAAA GCACAAGAGGCAGAAAGAGGAGGACATAGTTGTGTGCGAGTGCCAGTATGATATCTTGGATCCGGAGAGTCCATGTGGAGATCGGTGCTTGAATTTCTTGACTAACACAGAGTGCACGCCTGGCTACTGCCGCTGTGGTGTGTACTGCAAAAACCAG CGGTTCCAAAAATGTCAATATGCTAGGACAAGGCTGGTAAAGACTGAAGGGCGTGGATGGGGTCTTGTGGCAGATGAGAATATTATG GCTGGTCAATTTGTTATTGAATATTGTGGCGAAGTAATATCATGGAAGGAAGCCAAACGGAGATCTCAAGCTTATGAAACCCAAG GTTTAAAGGACGCCTATATCATTTACCTCAATGCTGATGAATCTATTGACGCAACAAGAAAAGGGAGTCTTGCCAGATTTATCAATCATTCATG CCAACCGAATTGTGAGACAAGGAAATGGAACGTCCTTGGGGAAGTAAGAGTTGGAATATTTGCAAAGCAAGACATTCCTTATGGAACAGAATTATCCTATGACTACAACTTTGAGTGGTTTGGTGGTGTGATGGTACGGTGCCTTTGTGGAGCTGCCAACTGTTCTGGGTTTCTAGGGGCTAAGTCACGTGGTTTCCAG GAGGCCACGTACCTCtgggaagatgatgatgacag GTTTTCTGTTGAGAATGTCCCTCTTTATGATTCTGCTGATGATGAACCTACAAGCATCAATAAGGAGATCCTCCTAGGAAATGGTGGGTCGATCGCTCAATATGGCAACAGTGATACAGTGCAGAACACTGAGAACCCTGGGATTGCAAACACAAATGAATTTGCACCAATGATTGTTGAACAATTTACTGCAAGCTCAAATGAATTAGCAACAATGACTGTCGAGCCCTTGGCTGCAAGTTCAAATGAATTCACACCAATGACTGTTGAACCATTGAATGCTATTCCAATGGGAGCCCGTTTTGCTGAGAATGGGTTGACTGAACATAATGCACAAGATTCTCATGTCGCTCCTCAAAATTCAGTGCCAGAAGCTGCAAATCACGAGAACCAAACTGAATCACAAAACAAAGCATTGGTCCCTGTAAAGCCCATACCCAAGCGACGTGGTAGGAAACCTAAACGTGTTGTGCGCAAACTGGATATTCCAGATATTTGCGACCGGTTAGTATCATCTGTGGCGTGTGAAGAAATATTGTACTGTGAG GAAGTGAAGAATCAGGCTGCTTCTCAAATAGATGCCCTGTATGACGAGATAAGGCCAGCGATTGAAGAGCATGAGAGAGATAGCCAAGACAGCGTCTCCACAAGCCTTGCGGAGAAGTGGATCGAGGCCAGCTGCTGCAAGTACAAAGCTGATTTCGATCTGTATGCTGCAATCATCAAGAACCTTGCCTCCGCGCCGCTAAGATCTAAGGATGATGTGGCCCCGAGAGAACAGAATGGATTGAAATACTTGGAAAATGGCTCGTGA